A window from Solanum stenotomum isolate F172 chromosome 5, ASM1918654v1, whole genome shotgun sequence encodes these proteins:
- the LOC125864390 gene encoding protein NRT1/ PTR FAMILY 5.6-like yields MDKINVEMEQITRAESVELVYDSSVDHKGRVPLRSSTGVWKASLFIIVIEFSERLSFFGIATSLIMYLTKVIHQDLKTAAKSVNYWTGVTTLMPLLGGFLADAYLGRFSTVLLSSTVYFLGLLLLTMSRVVPSLKPCESDLCDKRRNVHESIFFLAIYLISVGTGGHKPSLESFGADQFDDENPEERRKKMSFFNWWNFGLCCGLLLGVTLIVYVQDHVSWAMADVILTLVMASSIAIFYAGKPVYRFRKATGSPLTPMLNVLVAAIRKRSLQLPSDPSHLHEVPKSETTQRRLLGHTKRLKFLDKAAILDQTQDSTEQQRNPWKLATVTNVEELKLIINMIPIWLTTLPFGICVAQAATFFLKQGVTMNRKIIHNFEIPSASIYALTAVGMIISVAFYDKILVPFLRRTTGNERGINILQRIGIGMIFSISTMIVAALVERKRLNLVNKNPLEGLSSMSVFWLAPQFLILGIADGFALVGLQEYFYDQVPDSMRSLGIALYLSVIGAANFISSLLITIVDHITKKRGKSWFGKDPNSSRLDYFYWLLAIITAVNLCVYVIVARNYSYKNVHCKATMSVADCDDRDNREAMV; encoded by the exons ATGGATAAGATAAATGTGGAAATGGAGCAGATAACGAGAGCAGAATCAGTAGAACTGGTTTATGATTCTTCGGTTGATCATAAAGGACGAGTTCCTCTTAGGAGTTCAACGGGTGTATGGAAGGCCTCACTCTTTATTATCG TGATTGAATTCAGTGAGAGGCTGAGTTTCTTTGGAATAGCTACGAGTTTGATTATGTACTTAACAAAAGTCATCCATCAAGACCTCAAAACAGCagcaaaaagtgtcaattaCTGGACAGGAGTCACTACCTTGATGCCATTGCTGGGAGGCTTTCTCGCTGATGCATACTTGGGACGATTCTCCACCGTTCTTCTCTCTTCCACGGTCTACTTCCTG GGCTTGCTTCTATTGACAATGTCGAGAGTGGTCCCGAGCTTAAAACCTTGTGAGAGTGACCTCTGTGATAAACGGAGGAATGTCCATGAGTCAATCTTCTTCCTAGCAATCTACTTAATCTCTGTTGGAACCGGAGGACACAAGCCTTCTCTTGAGAGCTTTGGAGCTGATCAGTTTGATGATGAAAATCctgaagaaagaaggaaaaaaatgtcatttttcaattGGTGGAACTTTGGGCTATGCTGTGGACTATTACTTGGTGTTACTCTTATCGTTTATGTACAAGATCATGTTAGCTGGGCCATGGCAGATGTAATACTCACACTAGTTATGGCTTCTAGTATAGCCATCTTCTATGCAGGGAAGCCAGTGTATCGTTTTAGGAAGGCAACTGGAAGTCCATTAACACCCATGCTAAACGTGCTCGTAGCTGCAATTAGGAAAAGAAGCCTTCAACTTCCTTCCGATCCTTCTCATCTACATGAAGTTCCCAAGTCAGAAACTACCCAAAGGAGGCTCTTAGGCCACACCAAAAGGCTAAA GTTCCTTGATAAAGCAGCAATCCTAGATCAAACTCAAGATTCGACAGAACAGCAACGGAATCCGTGGAAACTTGCAACTGTCACCAATGTGGAAGAACTGAAGCTAATTATCAACATGATACCTATTTGGCTAACCACTTTACCGTTTGGTATATGCGTAGCACAAGCTgcaacttttttcttaaaacaaggCGTGACAATGAACCGGAAGATCATTCACAATTTCGAGATTCCCTCAGCCTCAATTTATGCCCTGACAGCTGTTGGCATGATAATATCTGTTGCTTTCTATGACAAAATCCTTGTACCTTTCCTGAGAAGGACAACAGGAAATGAGAGGGGCATAAATATTCTCCAAAGGATCGGTATTGGAATGATCTTCTCGATCTCTACTATGATCGTTGCAGCTTTAGTCGAAAGAAAAAGACTGAATCTTGTTAACAAAAATCCACTCGAAGGTTTGAGTTCAATGAGTGTGTTTTGGCTAGCCCCACAATTCCTTATCCTTGGAATAGCAGATGGATTTGCCTTAGTGGGATTGCAAGAATACTTCTATGATCAAGTACCCGATTCCATGAGAAGTTTGGGCATTGCACTTTACCTTAGTGTAATTGGAGCTGCAAATTTCATTAGCAGCCTGTTGATAACCATTGTGGATCATATCACAAAGAAAAGAGGCAAGAGTTGGTTTGGAAAGGATCCAAACAGCAGCCGGCTCGACTACTTCTACTGGTTGTTAGCTATCATTACAGCTGTAAATTTGTGTGTTTATGTCATTGTTGCGAGGAATTATTCATACAAGAATGTTCACTGTAAGGCAACTATGTCTGTGGCTGATTGTGATGATAGGGATAATCGCGAAGCAATGGTTTAg